Proteins from a genomic interval of Nocardia sp. BMG51109:
- a CDS encoding FAD-dependent monooxygenase: MPTRPVRRVLIAGGGIGGLAAALALQRKGFGVTVFECADALRDGGAGLHIWTNGTIVLDRLGVAGPVLEVAPAQQICHFGTWRGEMFGAWPVGDFVTEYGRPTLAVERSVLHSILHDALHGDPVRTGARVVGFDQDSEGVTVRLADGRHERGDILIGADGIHSVVRAGLFGDTPARFNGYIAWRGKGRLEHELIPPGSFYALFGRGTRFTYYDVAPGVVHWMSVANGPAGGHDERGVAAMLAERHRGWMPPVQDILAASPEEDIIRSDVFDRKPDRRWGIGRVTLLGDAVHPITFNIGQGACQALEDALVLAERLDACRDDPGRALRRYERERRGRTASMQRVAWLIGRMGAVEHPLLIAAREVFMRLVWPALAFRIAEHNQIAYARRWSPPPPPMPSTEEENRWPITS, encoded by the coding sequence ATGCCGACGCGACCGGTGCGGCGAGTCCTGATCGCCGGAGGCGGGATAGGTGGTCTGGCCGCCGCTCTTGCCCTGCAGCGCAAGGGTTTCGGCGTGACGGTGTTCGAATGCGCCGATGCGCTCCGGGACGGCGGCGCCGGACTGCATATATGGACCAACGGAACGATCGTCCTCGATCGCCTCGGCGTCGCCGGCCCAGTACTGGAAGTCGCGCCCGCACAGCAGATCTGTCACTTCGGCACCTGGCGGGGCGAGATGTTCGGTGCGTGGCCGGTCGGTGATTTCGTGACCGAGTACGGCCGGCCGACACTCGCCGTCGAGCGATCGGTACTGCATTCGATCCTGCACGATGCGCTGCACGGTGATCCGGTTCGCACGGGGGCCCGAGTGGTCGGCTTCGACCAGGACTCGGAGGGGGTCACGGTGCGGCTCGCCGACGGACGACACGAGCGGGGCGACATCCTCATCGGCGCCGACGGTATCCACAGCGTCGTCCGCGCCGGGCTGTTCGGTGACACACCGGCCCGGTTCAACGGCTATATCGCCTGGCGCGGTAAAGGGCGCCTGGAGCACGAGCTGATCCCGCCGGGCAGCTTCTACGCACTGTTCGGTCGTGGCACCCGATTCACCTACTACGACGTCGCGCCCGGCGTCGTGCATTGGATGAGCGTGGCCAACGGGCCGGCCGGAGGTCACGACGAGCGCGGGGTCGCGGCCATGCTCGCCGAGCGGCATCGGGGCTGGATGCCGCCGGTCCAGGACATCCTCGCGGCCAGCCCGGAGGAGGACATCATCCGCAGCGACGTGTTCGACCGTAAACCGGACCGCCGCTGGGGAATCGGCCGGGTGACGCTGCTCGGCGACGCCGTGCACCCGATCACGTTCAACATCGGCCAAGGGGCCTGCCAGGCCCTCGAGGACGCGCTCGTCCTCGCCGAACGCCTGGATGCCTGCCGCGACGATCCGGGACGCGCATTACGCCGCTACGAGCGCGAACGGCGCGGCCGGACCGCCTCGATGCAACGCGTCGCCTGGCTGATCGGTCGGATGGGCGCGGTGGAGCATCCACTGCTGATCGCCGCACGAGAAGTGTTCATGCGTCTCGTGTGGCCGGCGCTGGCGTTCCGCATCGCCGAGCACAACCAGATCGCCTACGCGAGGCGGTGGAGCCCACCGCCCCCGCCGATGCCGAGTACGGAAGAAGAGAACCGATGGCCGATCACATCGTGA
- a CDS encoding ester cyclase — MHEEYNKVVIRRVFDEFVNRGDFSVVDEIYRADVVDHQPLPGAPQGRDGVKYTIAGLRTGFPDLHVTIEEMSAHRDYVVIHNTWRGTHLGEFLGLPATGRAVEFRGVVVWRLADGLIAERWGIGVESSMLSALGLGWLASGAAGPGRAAVLSPPQFVTQVLPIVPGASARWSALRQQLAGSKAEDYQASRRRGGIVGEWFRQQEVQGMQVVVHSVQARSPGRAMRRLTGSTDPFDSWLREAARSVFGVDPWARFIDDPGHPAHEWRTSTPARAVRR, encoded by the coding sequence ATGCATGAGGAATACAACAAGGTCGTCATCCGCCGCGTCTTCGACGAGTTCGTCAACCGCGGTGACTTCTCCGTCGTCGACGAGATCTACCGGGCCGATGTGGTCGATCACCAGCCGCTACCGGGCGCGCCCCAGGGACGCGACGGAGTCAAGTACACCATCGCGGGATTGCGCACCGGGTTTCCGGACCTGCACGTCACGATCGAGGAGATGAGCGCCCACCGGGACTACGTGGTCATCCACAACACCTGGCGCGGAACGCATCTCGGTGAGTTCCTGGGGCTACCGGCGACGGGTCGGGCGGTCGAGTTCCGAGGCGTCGTCGTCTGGCGGCTGGCCGACGGACTCATTGCCGAGCGGTGGGGGATCGGCGTCGAATCCAGCATGCTGTCCGCGCTGGGGCTGGGCTGGCTCGCCTCGGGGGCGGCCGGGCCGGGCCGGGCCGCCGTCCTGTCGCCACCGCAGTTCGTCACGCAGGTTCTGCCCATCGTGCCCGGCGCATCGGCACGCTGGAGTGCCCTGCGACAGCAACTCGCGGGCTCGAAGGCGGAGGACTATCAGGCATCGCGACGACGTGGGGGAATCGTCGGCGAGTGGTTTCGGCAGCAGGAAGTCCAGGGGATGCAGGTCGTGGTGCACAGCGTGCAGGCCCGCAGTCCGGGCCGTGCGATGCGGCGGCTGACCGGATCCACGGATCCGTTCGACAGCTGGCTGCGGGAGGCGGCGAGAAGCGTGTTCGGGGTTGATCCTTGGGCTCGGTTCATCGACGACCCAGGGCATCCCGCGCACGAATGGCGGACGTCGACTCCCGCTCGGGCGGTGCGGCGATGA
- a CDS encoding SDR family NAD(P)-dependent oxidoreductase — MGASAALSVDRGKLMSGWFVITGASSGLGSATAKELAKAGHNTILACRDRAKATAIEHEIRAVASAAGVRIVPIDLASLSSVRHGARIIADHELAGIICNAGLQVVHGVRESADGYELTFATNHLGHFQLVTQLTDGLPAGSRILVVSSDVHQGPRKSMGFPGPAWTHPSDLADIRVQRHRTSSHAGRVRYATSKLANVYFTYELAERLRPRGIAVNAFNPGLMPETGLARDYPTAMRQTYRLLAPAVRRLLPIGRSVAESAADLAWIATAPELSAVTGSYFTGRTPVASAPASYDRTRAELLWRASEELVQGA; from the coding sequence ATGGGTGCGAGCGCAGCACTGTCCGTCGACAGGGGGAAGCTGATGTCCGGATGGTTCGTCATCACCGGTGCGTCGTCCGGCCTGGGTTCGGCGACCGCGAAGGAACTCGCGAAGGCGGGCCACAACACGATCCTGGCGTGCCGCGATCGCGCCAAGGCAACCGCGATCGAACACGAGATCCGTGCCGTCGCCTCGGCCGCGGGCGTGCGGATCGTGCCCATCGACCTCGCCTCTCTATCCTCGGTTCGCCACGGAGCGCGGATCATTGCCGACCACGAGCTGGCCGGGATCATCTGCAACGCCGGGTTGCAGGTCGTGCACGGGGTCCGAGAATCGGCGGACGGATACGAACTCACCTTCGCGACCAACCACCTCGGCCACTTCCAGTTGGTCACACAACTGACCGACGGATTGCCGGCCGGATCGCGGATTCTGGTGGTGTCCAGTGATGTTCATCAGGGACCGCGAAAGTCGATGGGTTTCCCGGGGCCGGCGTGGACACATCCGAGCGATCTCGCCGACATCCGAGTTCAGCGCCATCGCACGTCCAGCCACGCCGGACGGGTACGCTACGCCACCTCCAAACTGGCCAATGTGTATTTCACGTACGAGCTGGCCGAGCGTCTGCGTCCGCGCGGAATAGCCGTCAACGCTTTCAACCCGGGTCTGATGCCGGAGACCGGGCTGGCTCGCGACTATCCGACAGCGATGCGGCAGACCTATCGGTTGCTGGCCCCCGCGGTGCGGCGCCTGCTCCCGATCGGGCGCAGCGTCGCCGAGTCCGCTGCCGACCTCGCGTGGATCGCGACCGCCCCCGAACTCTCCGCCGTCACCGGTAGCTATTTCACCGGGCGAACACCGGTGGCGAGCGCGCCGGCCTCCTACGACCGGACGCGCGCCGAACTTCTGTGGAGGGCTTCGGAAGAGCTCGTGCAGGGGGCCTGA
- a CDS encoding DUF1772 domain-containing protein: MQYLIKVLGTVSVIANAAIYGTDFFCATVQRPGLTQVDDRTLTAVMGHIHRYGDKRMPVPGAIGVTTSALCAAAAIRDRNTVSAVSASVATAALLAWLGIYATISAPVNKKLTRAAVDHVVSPDARELQQKWDSVINARLALQGSALAGLCIAIAHI; the protein is encoded by the coding sequence GTGCAATATCTGATCAAGGTTCTGGGAACGGTGTCCGTCATTGCCAATGCCGCCATTTATGGCACCGACTTCTTCTGCGCGACCGTTCAGCGCCCCGGGCTGACGCAGGTCGACGATCGTACGCTGACAGCGGTCATGGGGCACATTCATCGGTACGGAGACAAGCGGATGCCCGTACCCGGCGCGATCGGCGTGACCACATCGGCCCTCTGTGCGGCGGCCGCGATCCGCGACCGGAATACGGTTTCCGCCGTGTCCGCGAGTGTGGCAACAGCAGCACTGCTGGCGTGGCTGGGCATCTACGCCACGATCAGCGCACCCGTCAACAAGAAACTGACCCGGGCGGCGGTCGATCACGTCGTCTCCCCTGATGCCCGGGAATTGCAGCAGAAATGGGACAGCGTGATCAACGCTCGACTCGCATTGCAGGGTTCGGCGCTCGCCGGACTGTGCATCGCGATTGCTCATATTTAA
- a CDS encoding DUF2505 domain-containing protein: MPTEVVRITEYPFPAAELHDALLNRTYWEARVAEIDGAEASLDFFESDGATVRLAVSKLIPPERMPDKAALLRPSGIRFEYSEEWSALVDGCAEGRTDGRVVGAPVTVSAKLLLRGDDSRCDLRFAGTVTVHIPVLGKPIEDRMIDGVAEDADDIASFTRQWVRAQHCPSTGGS; the protein is encoded by the coding sequence ATGCCCACAGAGGTTGTCCGAATCACCGAATATCCTTTCCCGGCGGCCGAACTCCACGATGCCCTCCTGAACCGGACATACTGGGAGGCACGGGTCGCGGAGATCGACGGCGCGGAAGCGTCACTGGATTTCTTCGAATCCGACGGCGCCACCGTACGGCTGGCGGTCTCGAAACTCATTCCACCGGAACGAATGCCGGACAAGGCAGCGTTGCTGCGCCCCTCCGGGATCCGGTTCGAATACTCCGAGGAGTGGTCGGCTCTGGTCGACGGATGCGCCGAGGGCCGGACGGATGGCCGTGTCGTCGGTGCACCTGTTACGGTGTCGGCGAAACTGCTGCTGCGGGGAGATGATTCACGATGTGATCTCCGCTTCGCCGGCACCGTCACGGTGCACATCCCGGTCCTCGGCAAGCCGATCGAGGACCGGATGATCGACGGGGTCGCCGAAGACGCCGACGACATAGCATCGTTCACCCGACAATGGGTGCGAGCGCAGCACTGTCCGTCGACAGGGGGAAGCTGA
- the ubiG gene encoding bifunctional 2-polyprenyl-6-hydroxyphenol methylase/3-demethylubiquinol 3-O-methyltransferase UbiG, with amino-acid sequence MADHIVNDDYFFGAFADSWWDSDSRMRGLASFQTPRFRYFDRFLGEWAGKQVLDVGCGGGFTTEFLCERGADVAGIDPSPRLIAAARRHAEQTGKRIAYTVGRAEELPYDAGRFDVVTCVDVLEHVRDPARTVGEIARVLKPGGLFLYDTINRTMRSRLVMIWIPEYLTRIVPRGAHSWQDFITPKEMRRYLADAGLVPADKMRGLSILGRRRDGRLIFLRTPDVSATYMSVARRLGDGVEE; translated from the coding sequence ATGGCCGATCACATCGTGAACGACGACTACTTTTTCGGCGCGTTCGCCGACAGCTGGTGGGACAGTGATTCACGGATGCGGGGCCTGGCGTCGTTCCAAACCCCGCGGTTTCGATACTTCGACCGTTTCCTCGGGGAATGGGCGGGCAAGCAGGTACTCGATGTCGGTTGCGGTGGCGGGTTCACCACCGAATTCCTGTGCGAGCGCGGCGCCGATGTCGCCGGGATCGACCCGTCGCCGCGACTGATAGCAGCGGCGCGGCGGCACGCCGAACAGACGGGCAAACGGATCGCCTACACCGTGGGAAGGGCCGAGGAACTGCCGTACGACGCCGGCCGTTTCGACGTCGTCACCTGTGTGGACGTCCTCGAACACGTGCGGGATCCGGCACGCACGGTCGGCGAGATCGCACGCGTTCTGAAACCCGGTGGTCTGTTCCTCTACGACACGATCAACCGGACAATGCGGTCGCGGCTCGTGATGATCTGGATTCCCGAGTATTTGACTCGGATCGTCCCCCGTGGGGCGCACTCCTGGCAGGACTTCATCACGCCGAAGGAGATGCGCCGGTATCTCGCGGACGCCGGTCTGGTGCCGGCGGACAAGATGCGCGGATTGTCGATCCTCGGTCGAAGGAGGGACGGCCGATTGATTTTCTTGCGGACCCCTGATGTATCGGCCACGTATATGAGTGTCGCCCGGCGCCTGGGCGACGGCGTCGAGGAGTAA
- a CDS encoding BTAD domain-containing putative transcriptional regulator, with protein MQPDQIDLSNFRGLSDEARALPADDPLRAEYLARALRLWRGEALAGLTSRWARRFSDTLRQLKLETIAEWADAELRGGRYSYAIVELRKALLDQPLAEELHERLIRAYYLGGQTAEALRQYDRARRCIADELGADLAPTIRKLHTMILQGRPLVPPGKPPTDTRIVSAADRAPDLLPMDILDFGGRDREVEWLNEELSRRADSRPVLVTGGPGVGKSALAVRTAHRVRPAFPDGCLYADLRATNALPANPGTILTRFLRALGTPPGAIPADLDARAESYRSRVAGRRILIVLDDAADEEQLRLLLPGGRGSVALVTSRTSLSIAGVCRHTVGELSVANSVDMLCRIMGRARVLGERDAVEELAGYCAGLPSALRIVASRMTSRPHRTFRQLNARLADETRRLDELSFGSMDVRAYIGSSYHRLDRRSARMFVHLGSNLRPGEVTTSPGLGFDRMIDVEEALDRLVDAHLLNVVGLDPVGRIQYSMLDVYRIYAAERGRRPHLSAASRADHLQVVTN; from the coding sequence GTGCAACCCGACCAGATCGACCTGTCGAATTTTCGAGGGCTGTCCGACGAGGCACGCGCGTTACCGGCCGATGACCCGCTGCGTGCCGAGTATCTGGCACGCGCCCTGCGACTGTGGCGCGGCGAGGCGCTGGCCGGATTGACCAGCAGGTGGGCCCGCCGATTCAGCGATACGCTCCGGCAGCTCAAACTCGAGACCATCGCGGAATGGGCCGATGCGGAACTCCGCGGCGGCCGCTATTCCTATGCCATCGTCGAACTGCGCAAGGCCCTGCTCGATCAGCCACTGGCCGAGGAGTTGCACGAGCGGCTCATCCGCGCGTATTACCTGGGTGGCCAGACCGCCGAGGCGCTACGCCAATACGATCGCGCGCGACGCTGCATCGCCGACGAACTCGGGGCCGATCTGGCACCCACGATTCGCAAGCTCCACACGATGATTCTGCAGGGACGGCCGCTCGTACCGCCCGGCAAGCCACCGACCGATACCCGGATCGTCTCGGCAGCAGATCGGGCGCCCGATCTGCTGCCCATGGACATCTTGGATTTCGGTGGGCGCGATCGTGAGGTCGAGTGGCTGAACGAGGAATTGTCCCGTCGTGCCGACTCCCGCCCGGTCTTGGTCACCGGAGGCCCGGGTGTGGGTAAGTCGGCACTGGCGGTCCGGACCGCACACCGTGTGCGACCGGCGTTTCCCGATGGCTGCCTCTACGCCGATCTGCGCGCCACCAACGCCCTGCCGGCCAATCCGGGGACAATCCTCACCAGGTTTCTACGGGCGCTCGGCACGCCGCCCGGCGCGATACCCGCCGATCTCGACGCTCGCGCCGAGTCGTATCGGAGCCGGGTAGCGGGCCGCCGGATCCTGATCGTGCTGGACGATGCCGCCGATGAGGAACAGTTGCGGTTGTTGTTGCCGGGCGGACGCGGCAGCGTGGCGCTCGTGACGAGCCGAACATCCCTCTCCATCGCGGGGGTGTGCCGGCACACCGTGGGTGAACTGTCGGTCGCGAACAGCGTGGACATGCTGTGCCGAATCATGGGGCGGGCCCGGGTGCTCGGCGAACGGGACGCGGTCGAGGAGCTTGCCGGGTACTGCGCGGGCCTTCCGTCGGCTCTGCGCATCGTGGCGAGCCGGATGACGAGCCGGCCGCATCGGACGTTCCGCCAGCTGAACGCTCGTCTCGCCGACGAGACCCGTCGCCTGGACGAGTTGTCGTTCGGTTCGATGGATGTGCGCGCCTACATCGGCTCGAGCTACCACCGGCTCGACCGCCGATCGGCGCGCATGTTCGTTCACCTCGGCAGCAACCTCCGGCCGGGCGAGGTCACCACATCTCCCGGTCTCGGATTCGACCGGATGATCGACGTCGAGGAGGCGTTGGATCGACTGGTCGATGCGCATCTGCTGAACGTCGTCGGGCTCGACCCGGTCGGGCGAATCCAGTACAGCATGCTGGACGTGTACCGAATCTACGCCGCGGAGCGGGGCCGTCGTCCGCACCTCTCCGCCGCCTCTCGCGCCGACCACCTCCAGGTAGTCACCAATTGA
- a CDS encoding NADP-dependent oxidoreductase: protein MKAVFYHRFGDADVLEYGDLPEPKMGLDSVKIRVKAAAVNPVDWKAREGYLDTVCDTMFPVVPGCDFAGVVVDVGLGVTEFVAGDEVIGFQRDDYLSHGTFGDIAVVPTRAVAHKPPGLDWLESAALPLAGITAYQAVVRVLDVRKGQTVLVHAAAGGVGSFAVQIAAHRGARVIGTAGTHNHEFVKSLGAEPVDYRYGLAESVRALASGGVDAVLDAAGKRTVRALGPLLLPGGRLASVVDPKVRSAGGHYVLARPHRPDLEEVAQMAADGVIQVEVSTVFPLSRTAQAHRLSQGGHTRGKIVVIVDESITGGREPRTGEIHE, encoded by the coding sequence ATGAAAGCAGTTTTCTACCACCGCTTCGGTGACGCGGACGTCCTGGAGTACGGCGACCTGCCGGAACCGAAGATGGGCTTGGACAGCGTGAAGATTCGAGTCAAGGCGGCGGCCGTGAATCCCGTCGACTGGAAGGCGCGGGAGGGATATCTGGACACCGTCTGCGACACGATGTTTCCGGTCGTCCCCGGTTGCGACTTCGCGGGCGTCGTCGTGGATGTGGGCCTCGGCGTAACCGAGTTCGTCGCGGGCGACGAGGTGATCGGATTCCAACGTGACGACTACCTGTCCCACGGCACGTTCGGCGACATCGCCGTGGTGCCCACCCGCGCGGTCGCGCACAAACCACCGGGACTGGACTGGCTCGAGTCCGCAGCACTGCCGTTGGCCGGTATTACGGCGTATCAGGCGGTCGTGCGCGTGCTCGACGTGCGGAAGGGACAGACCGTGCTGGTCCATGCCGCAGCGGGTGGGGTGGGCAGCTTCGCGGTTCAGATCGCGGCCCATCGCGGTGCACGAGTGATCGGTACGGCCGGCACGCACAACCACGAGTTCGTGAAATCGCTCGGCGCCGAACCTGTCGATTACCGGTACGGGTTGGCGGAATCGGTTCGGGCGCTGGCTTCCGGCGGAGTCGACGCGGTGCTCGACGCCGCGGGCAAACGGACGGTACGTGCGCTCGGACCGCTGCTCTTGCCGGGGGGCAGGTTGGCCTCGGTCGTCGATCCGAAAGTCCGCTCGGCCGGTGGTCACTATGTGCTGGCGCGCCCACACCGTCCCGACCTGGAAGAGGTGGCACAGATGGCGGCCGATGGCGTGATACAGGTCGAGGTGAGCACGGTCTTTCCGCTGTCCCGAACCGCTCAGGCGCATCGCCTGAGCCAAGGCGGCCACACCCGCGGCAAGATCGTGGTGATCGTCGACGAGTCGATCACGGGCGGGCGGGAGCCACGGACGGGAGAAATCCATGAATGA
- a CDS encoding BTAD domain-containing putative transcriptional regulator: MTQQQIHYRVLGPVTASRDAETFDLGQARQQAVFVTLLLEMNRPVSVHSIVDAVWGESGPGGGRNAVQTYISRLRRALRLGREAGEPGPALLWTERGYVLRGDPALVDHVQFERHMAAAELSGRHGDHTAAAEQIQAALDLWRGEPFTGLDGPLVEAERRRLSERYLAALECRASTDIDLHHYADAVAELSRLAAAHPLRERFQALLMIGLQRCGRQAEALAVFQDTRRRLSEELGIEPGPDLRSVQQQVLRGEFERSRHPHSEVLVGRNQLPGDIADFTGRQDEMRRLLAAIPRNEAQATVLVQAVDGMAGVGKTALVVHAAHRLRSRYPDAQLYIDLHGNAAERRPTEPAAALDTLLRAIGVPGELIPGEPDERMSLWRSKLAGRSALIVLDNAADADQVRPLVPGTPTCLVLVTSRRRLIDLEGCTTLSLNVLPREDAVTLFATIVGDDRGLAEPAAVAEIVLLCGHLPLAIRIAAGRLRARPAWRVHEMAERLRQPRRRLDHLTAGSRSVTAALTVSYNDLPGDHQQVFRLLGLHPGPDFDACAAAALADMDVVIVEQILEALIDVHLLEQAVSGRYSLHGLVAEYATILAQQSDSDCETAMTRLFDYYRYAAWTASTVIFPDAAVRSLDPVEPTTAVPALTDPRDCIAWLHSERPNLLAVAKYAARASWNGYTKQFSEILCHYLTGIHCSDEAVELHSDAIDVARRAGEWGEECRLLTNLGFTLWRTRHGPQALSMLSEAAHLAHARGDSAAEIRALHHCGLVYFRLGRYCDALISYHRALLLSRTVGDRFYEGHALNGLGLVYKLMDFYDEALSCIRQALRVADETKNVYLRSSALIRVGEIHLRMGRSDQVLVYLQAARQALAPLLPNTLFHNWLWVQIGNAHYCLGQHRAALYNLRKALGLAEKNGDLIPECYAHLGMGNVYRQQGRYHTAVAHYTRALTISRVTASPYEEMLAYDGIASVYFHTARVVDARRYWKKALAVASNLGVSEAQRIVGRLGAVDPDFATEQATRSALSHSTEFHVAAFSIRGDISPPLDMESPSYIVTAEGECGPPPLIR, encoded by the coding sequence GTGACACAGCAGCAGATACATTACAGAGTGCTCGGCCCGGTTACGGCCTCGCGGGATGCGGAAACCTTCGATCTCGGGCAGGCGAGACAACAGGCCGTTTTCGTGACACTTCTCTTGGAAATGAACCGTCCGGTATCGGTGCATTCGATCGTCGATGCGGTCTGGGGTGAGAGCGGGCCCGGGGGTGGGCGCAACGCCGTCCAGACCTACATCAGCCGGCTTCGGCGTGCCCTGAGGCTCGGGCGGGAGGCAGGCGAGCCTGGACCTGCCCTGCTGTGGACCGAACGCGGGTATGTGTTGCGAGGCGATCCGGCGCTGGTGGATCACGTCCAGTTCGAGCGCCACATGGCCGCCGCGGAACTGAGCGGGCGCCACGGTGATCACACCGCCGCGGCCGAACAGATCCAGGCGGCGCTGGACCTCTGGCGCGGTGAGCCTTTCACCGGTCTGGACGGTCCGCTCGTCGAAGCCGAACGCCGGAGGTTGTCGGAAAGGTATCTCGCTGCCCTCGAGTGTCGAGCGTCGACCGATATCGACCTGCATCATTACGCGGACGCGGTGGCGGAGTTGTCCCGATTGGCGGCGGCCCACCCCCTTCGAGAACGGTTCCAGGCCCTCCTCATGATCGGCTTGCAACGCTGCGGCCGGCAAGCCGAAGCCCTGGCGGTGTTCCAGGACACTCGTCGTCGGCTCAGCGAGGAACTGGGGATCGAGCCCGGGCCCGATCTCCGCAGCGTGCAGCAGCAAGTGCTCCGTGGCGAGTTCGAACGATCTCGGCATCCTCATTCCGAGGTGCTGGTCGGCAGGAATCAGCTGCCGGGCGATATCGCGGACTTCACGGGTCGTCAGGACGAGATGCGCCGGCTGCTCGCCGCCATACCGCGGAACGAGGCACAGGCAACCGTGTTGGTGCAGGCCGTCGACGGCATGGCGGGGGTCGGCAAGACGGCGCTGGTGGTGCACGCGGCTCATCGGCTGCGCAGCCGCTACCCCGACGCACAGCTCTATATCGATCTGCATGGGAACGCGGCCGAGCGGCGACCGACCGAGCCGGCCGCGGCGCTCGATACCTTGTTGCGAGCGATCGGAGTACCGGGCGAGTTGATCCCCGGCGAGCCGGACGAGCGAATGTCCTTGTGGCGCAGCAAACTCGCGGGCCGTTCGGCTCTGATCGTGCTGGACAACGCGGCGGACGCCGATCAGGTTCGTCCGCTGGTTCCCGGCACGCCCACCTGTCTCGTACTGGTCACCAGCCGGCGCCGGCTGATCGACCTGGAGGGGTGCACCACCCTGTCGCTGAATGTGCTGCCACGCGAGGACGCCGTGACGTTGTTCGCGACGATCGTCGGTGACGACCGGGGGTTGGCAGAACCCGCCGCGGTGGCGGAGATCGTCCTGTTGTGTGGCCATCTCCCGTTGGCAATTCGTATCGCGGCCGGTCGGCTCCGCGCGCGGCCGGCCTGGCGCGTTCATGAGATGGCGGAGCGTTTACGCCAACCGCGCCGTCGGCTCGATCATCTCACCGCGGGCTCGCGCAGCGTGACCGCCGCTCTCACCGTGAGCTACAACGATCTGCCCGGCGATCACCAACAGGTATTCCGGCTACTCGGGCTGCACCCCGGGCCGGATTTCGACGCTTGCGCTGCCGCCGCCCTGGCCGATATGGATGTCGTCATCGTCGAGCAAATCCTCGAAGCACTGATCGATGTCCATCTTCTGGAGCAGGCAGTTTCCGGGCGCTACAGCCTGCATGGCCTGGTCGCAGAATATGCCACCATCCTTGCTCAGCAATCCGATTCCGACTGCGAAACGGCCATGACGCGCCTCTTCGATTATTACCGATACGCCGCCTGGACTGCCAGCACGGTCATTTTTCCCGACGCAGCGGTGCGTTCCCTCGACCCGGTCGAGCCTACGACGGCCGTCCCCGCGCTCACCGATCCGCGTGATTGCATCGCATGGTTGCACAGCGAGCGCCCGAACCTCCTGGCCGTCGCCAAATATGCCGCGCGAGCGTCGTGGAACGGATACACGAAGCAGTTCTCCGAGATTCTCTGCCACTACTTGACCGGAATACATTGTTCGGACGAAGCAGTCGAATTGCATTCCGATGCCATCGACGTCGCTCGCCGCGCGGGGGAATGGGGGGAAGAGTGCCGACTGCTGACCAATCTCGGGTTCACGCTGTGGCGGACTCGCCATGGTCCGCAGGCTCTATCGATGCTGAGCGAGGCCGCACATCTGGCTCATGCCAGGGGCGACAGTGCCGCCGAGATCCGGGCGCTGCACCATTGTGGACTGGTCTACTTCCGTTTGGGTCGATATTGCGATGCCTTGATCAGCTACCACCGCGCCCTCTTGTTGTCACGGACCGTCGGCGACCGGTTCTACGAAGGTCATGCGCTGAACGGCTTGGGTCTGGTATACAAATTGATGGACTTCTATGACGAGGCGCTGTCCTGTATTCGGCAGGCGTTGCGTGTCGCCGATGAGACGAAGAATGTCTATCTACGCTCCTCAGCCCTGATTCGAGTGGGAGAAATCCACCTACGAATGGGGAGATCCGATCAGGTTCTCGTGTACCTGCAGGCGGCTCGTCAGGCTCTGGCGCCGCTGCTTCCGAATACACTTTTCCATAACTGGCTATGGGTGCAGATCGGCAACGCGCATTACTGCCTGGGGCAGCACCGGGCGGCACTCTACAACTTGAGAAAGGCTTTGGGGCTCGCCGAGAAGAACGGAGACCTGATTCCGGAATGCTACGCGCATCTGGGAATGGGTAACGTGTATCGACAGCAAGGTCGGTACCATACCGCGGTCGCACACTACACCCGAGCGCTGACCATTTCTCGCGTCACCGCATCTCCCTATGAGGAGATGCTCGCGTATGATGGCATCGCTTCTGTCTATTTTCATACGGCTCGAGTTGTCGACGCTCGTCGCTATTGGAAGAAGGCCCTGGCGGTGGCCTCGAATCTGGGGGTGTCCGAGGCCCAGCGAATCGTAGGCCGACTGGGAGCCGTCGACCCGGATTTTGCTACCGAACAAGCGACTCGATCCGCCCTGTCTCATTCGACGGAGTTCCACGTCGCCGCCTTCTCGATTCGCGGTGATATTTCGCCGCCCCTCGACATGGAGAGCCCTTCGTACATCGTGACCGCCGAAGGAGAGTGCGGCCCGCCGCCGCTCATTCGGTGA